The sequence TAGATTACAACATCTCCAATTTGACCCAAAAAGAAATTATAATGCCTTCCATGATAATGCATTTCACCTATGTGGATATGAGATACGGTAGTTTCATTATAGTAAATCGTGTCCGAAGGAATTTTTTCAAATTCTACATATTTAGAATCATCAAATACATTATTTTCATCTTGATTTATTCTGTATGTTTTGTATTCACCATTTATTCCAAGTGTAACGGTTTGTCCATCATACATACCAAAAACATGTGTGTAGTTTTCAAATATAGGATTAGGAAATTGAAAAACATGCCATAAAGAATTTTCACGAATTTCCATAGTGAGGTAATATCCTTCAGTGTGATTTTTTAGTTCTAGATTGAATTTATCAGGGACATTTACAATAACATCATCTTTTCCATCAAACAATGGTTTTATTGTTGCTGCAGTTATGATATGCGTAGTATTTACAAGTGGACTGTCAAATTCGATGCTGCTAGAATTGCCATCAAAAAATAAGGTTCTTGGTTTTTCATCTACCACACTTAATGATTTTGTGACAATAACATCATCAGGACTAAAATCATAAAGATGCCAAGATAACACCGTGTTTAATACAGACTTGGTTGAATTCTCATCATCAGCAAATCCGGCTTGTTGAGGGTGGGATAAAATTAGAAGAAAAAGAGATGCTAAGGCCACATTCATAACATGTGCCATATAACCACGATCTAGAACCAATAGCAGAAAAATAGTACTTACAGGTATTTAATAAAATGCACAATATCACTCATGATAATAGAGAATGACACGCATTTGTTGATTCTTTGTTAGGTAGTTTTTTAATAAAACTGAAAAATGTGATATGACAAACTCTTCAAAGTACAGACAATATCATTTTTGTTCAAATAAAGTGATTTGACAGTGCTTTAATGATAAATCTGCAAGATAAGACCATCTATAAAATACGAAAAGACATCATACCAGATCTTGCACTAGAGCAGACATAAAACTTGGAAACTCTGAATCATCAAATTGGACGATCTCTACTTTGTTTTGTTCTTTTGCTGCCTGTACTGCCTTCATGTGATAACATTGTTTTCCTTTTTCCATAGCATTATAGTAATAATCCTCACATGAACAATATTCCAGTCCTAGATCAAGCCAGTGTTCGTTTTCTTTTCCTACCACTGTCCATATCTCCCGATTACTAGGACAAAAACGATGTAACTTGACCCCATTTGATGACACAACAAGATCCACATTTCCAGAATCGTGTTTCACAAGAATTTAATTAAAAAAACAAGTGTATATCTTTGATGGTAAAGACAAGAATAATCCCACTACAACCAGCACTAGTTTTAGAAAATGGGCAAAAATCCATTGTTGTAACTGATCTACACATAGGATTTGAAGCATCCATGATTTCAAACAATATTAACGTACAACCAAGTGATATGATTCAAGAAATTCATTCATCCCTCCATCAACTCATAGAGTCTGAGAAACCTGATAATCTGATAATCCTTGGTGACATAAAATCAAGTGTGAGCTCAATTTCAAAAATAGAATGGCAAACTCTTCCTTTGTTTTTTGAGATTGGAAAAAAAATCAACACAATAGTGATTCCTGGCAATCATGATGGAAACTTAGCTTCCATAATACCAAATTATGTCACCATGACAGGTCCCTCAGGTTTGATCATAGATGACACATTACTAACACACGGACATGTGTTACCATCAGAGAATTTTTCAGATATAACTAGAATAGTAATGGGCCATCTTCATCCAGTATACCTTCAAGAAGGCTCGGTTCTTGACGGGCAGAGATTGTGGATATCAATCATTGCTGAAAAGAAAGACATCTTTCCATCAAGTAAGGGAAGTTTAGAGATAATAATAGTTCCATCTTTTAATAGATATTTTTATGCCACATATAAGAAACGCAATAAAAAATCCATTTCACCAATACTTCAAAGAATAAGGAATTTGCATTCTGCAAAAATTGTAACACTAGATGGATCAATAATCGGTGACGAGTCCATCTTAAGAGAAATAATATAACTAGTCTACTTTTTCGTATGGTTCTAGAGGTTTCTTTGTAGTTTCATTGTGTTTGAGCCATTCAAGTGTTTTCGCAAAAGAATCTGCAAGCTCTGTTGTGATAAGAACTGGAATTCCAAGCTCTACAGCTTTTCTTCTTATTTGGTATTCGTCATAAAGCATGCCAACATATTTTTCAAGAGTGGATGTGCTTGGAACATTTATGATAAAATCTATTTTCCTTTCATATAACAAATCAGCTATGTTTGGCTTTCTCTGAGGTTCACTTATTTTGTATACCACTTCCACATCACCTATTCTCTTATCAGAAAGAAATTCTGCAGTATGTTCTGTTGCAAGCAACTTGTATCCTAGGCTTTTGAGTAAAAGTGCAGTCTGTAGTAATTTCTCTTTATTTTCTGAACCCCCGACACTTATTAGAACAGAGCCTTTCATTGGAAGCGAATAGCCTACAGAGGTCAGTCCCTTTGCAAGTGCATCATAAAAGCTTTCACCAAAACAAGCAGCTTCACCAGTAGATTGCATCTCCACACCAAGAATGATATCAGCACCATCAAGTTGCATGAAGGAAAACTGGGGAACTTTTATGCCATAGTGATGAATCTTGCGCCATCTGTCAGGAGGTACAATAGGCAGTTTTTTACCAAGTACTGCACGTGCAGCCAAGTTAATCAGATTCATTTTAACAAATTTTGAAATAAATGGCATTGAACGTGACGCCCTTATGTTAAGTTCAATCACATAGACTTGATCTTGATTGATTAGAAATTGTAAATTAAACGGTCCTTTGATTTTAAACGCAACGGCAATCTTTTTTGCATAATCAAGTATGGTGTCAACAACTTTGTTGTTCAGTGTCCATGGAGGAATGCACATCATAGAATCTCCAGAATGCACACCTGCTCCTTCAATGTGTTCAATTACAGCACCAATTACCACATTTTCTCCATCACTTACACCATCAACTTCTGCTTCAAGTGAGTTGAGCATGAATTTTGTTATGACTACAGGATAATCAGGTGAAACATTAGTTGCCTCTTCAAGGTATTTTTTTAGCTGGGTCTCAGACCAGACTACTTTCATTGCAGCTCCACTTAGAACATATGAAGGTCTAACAAGCACTGGATATCCAACTTTTGTAGCGAATTTTTTGGCATCAGTCAAACTTGAAAATGCCTGCCATGGAGGTTGGCGTATATTCAAATCGTCCAACATTTTACTAAAAGTAGAGCGATTTTCAGCCTTATCAATATCCTCAAAAGAGGTACCAATTATTTTTATACCATTTTGTGCAAGCTTTGGAGTCAAATTGTTGGCAGTCTGACCACCTACAGCAGTTACAATACCATCAAGTTTTTCAAAATCCGCCACATCAAGGACTCGTTCAAGTGTCAATTCTTCAAAATACAACCTATCACAAATATCATAATCAGTAGATACCGTTTCAGGGTTACAATTAATCACGGACACTTCTTTTGCCCCATTTTCTTTTAGTCCCCAAACCATGTTTACAGTTCCCCAATCAAATTCTACACTACTGCCGATTCTATATGGGCCTGCACCAAGCACTGCTATTTTTTGCTGATCAGATTTGACTTCAAAATCATTTGTTTTTCCACCATAAGTGAAATACAGATAATTAGTTTTTGCAGGCCATTCTGCTGCAAGTGTATCAATACGTTTTACCACAGGTGTAATTCCTGCAGCCTTGCGGACTTTTCGAATTTCGAGATCTTCTTTTCCCACCAATCTGCCAATTTGTTTATCAGAAAATCCAAACTGTTTTGCTTCACGTAATAGCGAGTTATCGAGTTTTTCTTCCTTGAGCCTCTTTTCTATCTTTACAATATTTTCAATTTTTTCTATAAACCATGGGTCTATTGCAGATAATTTGTATATGCGTTCAATTGGCATATCATGACGCAGTGCCTCTGCTACATAGTATAAAATCCTGTCATCAGATTTTTGTAGTTTATTTTCAATCTCTTCGATATCATATTTTTTATCTGCACCTCGGTTTGCAACAAGCCCATCATTTCCGATTTCAAGCATGCGTATTGCCTTTTGTAATGATTCTTCAAACCTTCTTCCAACTGCCATCACCTCACCTACAGACTTCATTGTAGGACCAAGATTTCTATTTGCCAATTCAAATTTGCTAAAATCCCATCTAGGATGCTTGCACACAATATAATCAAGCGATGGCTCAAAGCATGCAGTAGTAGTTTTTGTTATGCGATTAACAAGTTCTGGCAGAGTGTATCCCATTACAATTTTTGCAGCCATGTATGCTATTGGGTATCCAGTTGCTTTACTTGCAAGCGCCGACGAACGCGACAACCTTGGATTCATTTCAATTGCAACATATTTGTCAGAGTCTGGGTCTAGTGCAAACTGTACATTACATTCACCAACAATTCCAACATGTTTTGCAGCACGAAGTGCTGCAGATCTTAGCAATTGATATTCATAGTTATCAAGTGTTTGAGATGGTGCAACTACTATATTATCACCAGTATGTACTCGCATTGATAGAACATTTTCCATATTGCAAATTATGACATTGTTTCCAGTATAATCTGCCATTACTTCATATTCTATTTGCTTCCAATGTCCAATATACTCTTCAATTAAAACTTGACCAACAAGACTTGCATTAAGACCCCTTGTCACAATTTCATGTAATTCAATTTCATTATGAGCAACTCCACCACCTTTTCCTCCAAGAGTGTATGCAACTCGTATGATTACAGGATATCCAATTTCATTTGCAACTTTTTTCGCTTCCTCAAAATTGTATACTGTTCTACTTTTCAATACAGGAACACCGCATGCAATCATGGAATCCTTGAATAATTGTCGGTCTTCTGTTGCCTGGATTCCACCTACCTGAGTTCCAAGCACCTTGACTCCATATTTTTTGAGTACCCCAAGTTCCTCTAGTTTTACTCCACAATTTAGTGCAGTCTGGCCTCCAAAGCCAAGCATTAGACCATCTGGTCGTTCTGCTTCAATGATAGATTCAACGTAAGAAGGATTCACAGGAATAGAGTATACCTTGTCAGCAAACCTGGTATCAGTTTGTATTGTTGCAATGTTTGGATTTACAAGTACACTCTTGATTCCTTCTTCTTGTATAGCTTTGAGGCATTGGCTACCGGAGTAGTCGAATTGACGGTCATTTGATGACTTTCGCCTGCTTCTCCGATTTTAATTGCCCCACTACCAAGAACTAGAATCTTCTTTAACGACTCATCTTTTGGCATTGTCCTCCCCTATGAGTTTCTTGAGCTCTTCAAAAATAAACATGCAATCAAAAGGTCCCGGAGATGCTTCAGGATGAAATTGTACCGCAATTATCTTTTTTTGTTTATGTTTTATTCCTTCCACTGTTTTATCATCAGCATTTGTAAACCATAATTTAAAATCAGTATTTTTGAGAGATTCTGGGTCAATACAATACCCGTGATTTTGACTTGTTACATAGACTTGATCATTGTCAAGATTAATGCAGGATTTGTTTTGACCCCTATGACCATATTTTAATTTGTACGTATTTGCACCACCGGCCAGCCCCAAAATTTGTGCTCCAAGACAAATTCCCAATGTCGGAATATTTTTTTCTATTACCTGTTTTGCAGTGTTCATTGTTTCAACGCATTTTATTGGGTCACCAGGCCCATTTGAGAATACAATTCCTTTTGGATTGTAAGACATTATTTTTTCTAAAGAATAATTCCATGGAACTTTGATTACTTTGTATCCCAGGCTTCGAATGTTTCGCAGTATGGCATTTTTCACTCCAGTATCAATAACCACTATGGACTCTGATTCAGTACCAAATGTTTGCGGCTCTTTTGTAGATACAGCATTCATGAATTCCTCATCATTGTATTTTTTTGCAGATTCCAATTGTTTTTTCACCTCTGATATGTCAATTTGAGTGTCAGACACTACAAGTGCTGCCATCATGACTCCGCTTGTCCTAAGTTTGATTGTCAACTCCCTGGTATCAATTCCAGAAATTCCAGGAATTTTTTCATTATACAGCCATTCATCAAGTGTCATTGCTAGATTCCAGTGACTTGCAGTAAGTGACAATTCATGAACCACAAGACCCCTTGCTTGTATTTTCTCAGATTCAAAGCTCTTGCGTATGCCGTCAGAGTCTTTGGCAGTAGGATCCGGAACTCCGTAATTTCCAACAAGAGGATATGTCAGGGTAAGAATCTGGCCGCTATAGGAAGGATCAGTTAATGCCTCAATATATCCAGTCATGCCAGTGTTGAAGACAGCCTCACCAAAAACACTAGTAGAATAACCAAAACCCATGCCTTCAAAAACAGTACCATCTTCCAAAATCAGCACACCAAATTTGTTTGCATATTTGGATTTTTTTGTTGGTATTCTTGAAACCCTCTGCATGTGGATTTTAATAGGAATTTAAATTTTATGTCGATCTTATTTACAAAATAGAATTAGTAAAAAGATCTATAATGCTTTGAATTGTTCGGTCCACTTGTAGTAGGCCCTAATCATTTCCATGGACACACTTGGTTTTCTCCTTGATATTATTTCCTTAAAATCAGAGGTTGTAATTACTCGTGGTTGAGCCTTTGGTTCACCAAGCACTTCCTCTCCAAAGTTTGGAGAATGGAACAAGTCATTTACTACCATCAGTTGTGCAGATTGACAGATATCTTTGATATCTGATGCACTGTATCCATCTGCCAATTTAGCAAGATCACCTGATTTTACTTTATCATCTTTGTGCAATGGAGAGGTATAAAGATCAAAGAGATTTTCTCTTGCTTCAAGTGACGGAAGTGATACATAGACTCTCTTGGTGAATCTTCTAAGGAATGGCCAGTCAAGACTCCAAGGTTTGTTGGTTGCACCAATCACATAGAGTTTAAGATCTTTTCCTTTACCATTAATACCATCCATCTCAGTTAGAAATTGATTTTTGACACGGATTTCACCACCAATCTCACTATTTCTATTTCCTAGCAATGAATCAACTTCATCTATGAAAAGAATTACAGGAAGACCTTCTTTTTCTGCCAACCCTCGCGCCATCTGGAATAATTTTGAGACATTCTTCTCTGCTTCACCAAGCCATTTGCTCATCATGGATGCAGCGTCAACATTTATGAAATAACCATCAATCTCACTTGCAGTAGCTGCGGCAAGAACTGTTTTACCACATCCCGGAGGACCATAAAGAAGAATTCCTCTTGGCCATCCCAAAGGAAATAGGTCAGGTCTTTTTGCAGGATAAACAATTGATTCTCTTAATGCATTCTTTGCATCATCAAGACCCACAACTTCTTTCCATGATACATTGGGTTTTTCCTTCATTATTAGTGAATCAAGTTCATTTTTTGCAAGTGATTGTTTTTGCTCTTCAGGAGTTGCCTTGGGGTCAACAGCTGGTTCTACTTCAACATTATTCATTTGTAATGCCTTGATGCGATTTTGATAAGCAGCTGTTCTCTCTTGGTATACCCTATTGAGCTTATTTTCAGGATAAAGTTGTATTAGTTTAACCAGGGATTCTATTGCTCTCTGATAATTTGCAATTGCCATCCCTCTAGCGCCTTGCGAATCAAGTTTAATGGCTTCAGCGGCAAATTTGCTTGCACTATTTTCTAATTCTTGTGGAGCCAGACTCATAATATCATCAACTATATCTCGACTGCAGTTCTTTCAAGGTAATCATTAGTGTTAATTCGTCTAGTAGAATTTGTTAAATTAATTGAACTAACTTTTGGCAAAGGTGTTTCTGCCTTGGATGATTCAACATTGGACTGGGCAGGTGCTAGAGTATCAAGTAATGAGGGTATTTTAAAATCATCAATTTTTGTTTGGCTTGCCTTCTCAAAGGTAAGGTTTTCAGTAACATCTCTATGTAGTGACTGGATTTGCTTTAGAGCAAATTCTGCAGATACTACTAGATCTTCGAGCTCATCTTTCAAGCCATCAATAGAGTTTGAGGCATGCATGATTATACCAACGAATTCCTGTAGGAAGAATTTTACATCTTTTTTATCCTGATATTTTGTAAGAAGATATTCAGCTGCACGTATGACTTGACGTATATCTTTTAGCTCTTCAATAGACAAGGATTCAACAAAAGTATCATTTTCATCAATATCTTTTTGAGAGACCTTTTGTTCAATTTTTGAAGATAGGACTCTGATTTTATCAAGATGCCCATTCAAGTCAGATTGGGCATCATTTTTTGTAAAATTGAGCATTTTACACAGTCACGGTAAATCTAGATTAGGGAACTGCTTGCATATTTTAGAGTCAGCGATCAATTTAGCTTCATCTAGGAGGCGGCTTGATGCTTCATTTGCCTTTGAAAAATCAAGAATAAGACTTGCAAGATGTGCGGCATCTATTATTATTCCACTTAAAAGTAAAGACAATTCACCTAATTGGAAATCCATTGCAGGCATTAATGCCAAGAGCCTGGAGCGTATTGTCCTTACAATAGACACTGTAGGCGACAAGACAGTTGATACATTTCCCATCCCTGCAACACAATCCAAACTTCTCCTTACTTGTCTTAGTGATTCTACAGTATAGGATAATTCAAGTTCATATTTTACCTGTTTTTCAAGTGTAGTATTAGCCACAGGATTGACTTTAAGCTGCCTATACAATTCAAGATTATTTTGCGTTATGTCGTGTTTATGCTGCACAAGAACATCCAGTAAACCATCTACAATTTCTGTTGCATAGTCAATTCTTGGTTTTATAGTACTAGCCCTAACAAGCTGACTTTTGCTTTGATCCTCTAGAACCCATTTTGACTGGTTAATCATTTCATACAAAACCCTGATTTTGTACTTATACGGTCCTTGTTACAGCAATTACTGTAACCGCAGTAACATAGACGACAGATACAGCTTAGTATTTTTTCAAACCTTTGTGCAATGAATTTAGCTATTCAGTTTACCTTCCAATTTGTAGGTGTTTTCTCATGGTCAAAGGCCAAGACTTGGCAGTAAGTTTAGAAGAATTCGGATTAAGCAAGTATGAGGCCCAAGCATATGTGGCCCTCATAACAAAAGGAACCATTTCAGCAGGTGAGCTTGCCTATTATTCAAACTTGCCAAGAACCAAGGTATACCCGACTCTTCTCAAGTTAGAGAAAAAAAAGATTGCAATGTTATCAAAAAGCAAACCTATCATGTGCACAGCGATTGCACCTGAAGATGCGTTTGATGAAATCATAGAAGAGCAGATCAATAAGGTTAATGCAATGAATAGCTTAATTACAAAATTAAAACAGCTAAGCGAAGATAGCAAAAAAGCAAGAGGTTCAGAGGAGCAGAGATATTTCCATCTTGCTGCAAATTATGTCTTTAAGCAATTGCAGACAATGGTCGAAGGTTCAAAAACATCAGTACATGTAGTGATAGATTCATGGGGTTTGAATTTACTGTCACAGTGTAAGGAAGCTCTACTACATGCAATGCGAAAAAACATAGACATCAAAATGGTAATTCCGCCAAATCTTGTAGGATCTGAGACATTTCGTGAACTTCCCGCAGGAATTAAAATTAAAACATCAGACATTGCACAAAATATTTTCATTTTCGACGATTCCGAAATATTGATGATAAATAGCAACAATGGAAAAGGAGCAATATTTCATTCAAATGATGTACTTGGTACAAATCAAGTCAAGTCATTTGATCAAATATGGAAAAACAGTATCAAGATAAGCAATTTGAGTGACATGACCAAGAGCGAAGCTCAAGAAACACTCAAGGCAGTTCAAATCATAACACAAAACGGATTAGGATATGTGTTAAATTCCATCATAAATTCAAAAAGTAAAGCAGTTGATATTGTAAATTTCCTAAACAAGAGCGGCATAGATGTAGAATCAAAGACATTAGATGAAATAATATCACTTGTAAATTCTACATTAGACATAACATGTTCAGGTCATCTCCGCTATGATTCCAATGCAAATCATTTTGTAATAGAATCAAAACTCAACAGTGGTCATTCCATCCCATGGGCACTAGTACTTGAAGGATATCTAAACAAAAAAGGAATCAAAACTAAAATGATTTACAATGACCATGTTCATACAGGTGAAAGAATCCACATCAAAGTAGATTCAAAAATAAGTATGCCTACATAAGGCATGAAGAGTCAGATTGTGACTATATACGATAAATAGTTATATGTACTCCATTTGCTAAAAATCATATGAAAAGCACACCAGTCAAAGGCTTAACCGCTTTGACCTTGTCTGTTCTTGTAGCAGCAGTTGTTGCATCAAATGCTCCAGCTTTTGCAATTAATGGACATGGAACATCATACGGGCCTCAATTTGGTGCAGGACCATGGTTGACTTACACAGATGGCCTTAAGATCAATAGTGCTACATTTGATATCTCAGAAGGCAAAACTACAACAATCAAGACACAGAAATTGTATGTAAACGACCAATCAGATATCACATTAAAGATCTACCATCACGCAAGTGCACAGAATATCCAACATGTTGGAATATTCATGAATTTGCATGGCAACAATCCTCAGGCATATCAAGCAAATACAGAAGTTGAATGGAACAAAAACAGTGGAGTATCAAAGCAAGATCCTAATGGAATCTTCAAGAGTGTAACTACTACAGTGAAATATGATGGAACTTTAATGTACATTACATTCCATCTAGTTCCAAGCAAGACAATGGATACAAGTCATATCATAGTTAGAGCATGGGACAACAACCTCTCCACAGGTGAAGTTGTAGTCAAGAATGCAATCATGATAGGGAACATGCCAACCACATTCTCAAGCATGAGTCACTAAGTCACCAATAATTCATTTTTCCATTTTTTATCATTTTTGTACCTTTATAATATGACACCAGTCATTTTATCACAGAATGCAACTATCAACGGATTTTGATCCAAAAAAGATAGAAGATATTGTAAAAACCCAAACATCAGAATTAGATTTAGAGAAATTAATTTTCCAGTCTCAAAACAAGACAAAAAAAATCGCATTTATCGAAGGACCCCCCACTATGAATGGCACTCCACATGCAGGACATTTGCGTGGAAGGATAATGAAGGATTTATGGTACAGATACATGACTTTGCGTGGATACAAGGTAATTTTTAATGCAGGATGGGATACTCAAGGACTTCCAGTAGAACTGCAGGCAGAAAAAGAACTTGGAATAACAGGCGGAAAATCACAGGTCATAGAATCAGTAGGCATTGAAAAAATAGTAAACGAGTGTAAAAAAATCGTATATAGATTTAATGAAAAATGGGTTGAAATGGACAAACTACTCGGCATGTCATTTAATCAAAAAAACGCATATTGGACATACAAAGATAAATACATTGAAAGAGAGTGGAAATATCTTAAGAAGGCATTAGAACTAGGGATTTTATCAGAATCATACAAGGTTGTAGCATACTGTCCTAGCTGCCAAACATCACTCAGTCACGCAGAAGTAAATCAGGGATATGACACTGTAGTAGATCCATCATTATATTACAAAGTCAAGCTAAAAGATGAAGATGCATACCTAATTGTTTGGACAACAATGCCATTCACACTAGTTACAGATACAATGGTAGGTCTTAATCCTGATGAAAATTATACGTATGTAAAGATAGCAGCAGAAACTTGGATTGTAGCAGAAAAAAGATTAGTTGAATTTATGAAAGAAACAAAAACTGACGAATATACCATAATCAAAACAGTCAGGGGAGATGCATTTGAAGAGAAAAAATACATTCATCCACTATTAGATCAAATTTCCGGTCTTGAAGAATTTTCAAAATCGGACAAGTTCCATATTGCAGTTGCAGAAAGTTTTGTAGACATACAGACAGGTAGTGGCCTTGTTCATTTATCTCCAGCAAATGGAGAAGAGGATTTCGAAATTGCTAGCAAGCGAAAGATACCAATATTCAACCCCATAGACGATGAAGCTAAATTTACAAAACAAGCTGGCATCTATTCAGGATTATTTGTAAGAGATGCAGATGAAAAGATAGTGGAAGCACTAAGAGAGAAAGGTGCACTTGTAAAAATTGGAAAAATAAAACATCAATACCCATTATGCTGGAGATCACAGCATAAATTGCTCTGGCTTGCAAGAAGAGGATTCTTTTATTTTCTTGACAGGTTGGGAGATAAAGCAGTAAAAGCGGCAGAAAATGTAGAGTATTTTTTCGAACCTCCTAGAAACAGATTCCTTGAAATAATAAAAGACAAGCATCCATGGTGTATATCACGTGAACGTGTTTGGGGATGTCCATTACCTGTATGGAATTGTAAAAACTGTAATCACAACAAATGGTTTTTCTCAAGAAATGACATTATCAAGTCCGCATCAGAACTTCCAGATGGGCCAAACTTTGAGTTGCACAAGCCATGGAT comes from Candidatus Nitrosotalea sinensis and encodes:
- a CDS encoding metallophosphoesterase — protein: MVKTRIIPLQPALVLENGQKSIVVTDLHIGFEASMISNNINVQPSDMIQEIHSSLHQLIESEKPDNLIILGDIKSSVSSISKIEWQTLPLFFEIGKKINTIVIPGNHDGNLASIIPNYVTMTGPSGLIIDDTLLTHGHVLPSENFSDITRIVMGHLHPVYLQEGSVLDGQRLWISIIAEKKDIFPSSKGSLEIIIVPSFNRYFYATYKKRNKKSISPILQRIRNLHSAKIVTLDGSIIGDESILREII
- a CDS encoding AAA family ATPase, whose translation is MSLAPQELENSASKFAAEAIKLDSQGARGMAIANYQRAIESLVKLIQLYPENKLNRVYQERTAAYQNRIKALQMNNVEVEPAVDPKATPEEQKQSLAKNELDSLIMKEKPNVSWKEVVGLDDAKNALRESIVYPAKRPDLFPLGWPRGILLYGPPGCGKTVLAAATASEIDGYFINVDAASMMSKWLGEAEKNVSKLFQMARGLAEKEGLPVILFIDEVDSLLGNRNSEIGGEIRVKNQFLTEMDGINGKGKDLKLYVIGATNKPWSLDWPFLRRFTKRVYVSLPSLEARENLFDLYTSPLHKDDKVKSGDLAKLADGYSASDIKDICQSAQLMVVNDLFHSPNFGEEVLGEPKAQPRVITTSDFKEIISRRKPSVSMEMIRAYYKWTEQFKAL
- the carA gene encoding glutamine-hydrolyzing carbamoyl-phosphate synthase small subunit, producing MQRVSRIPTKKSKYANKFGVLILEDGTVFEGMGFGYSTSVFGEAVFNTGMTGYIEALTDPSYSGQILTLTYPLVGNYGVPDPTAKDSDGIRKSFESEKIQARGLVVHELSLTASHWNLAMTLDEWLYNEKIPGISGIDTRELTIKLRTSGVMMAALVVSDTQIDISEVKKQLESAKKYNDEEFMNAVSTKEPQTFGTESESIVVIDTGVKNAILRNIRSLGYKVIKVPWNYSLEKIMSYNPKGIVFSNGPGDPIKCVETMNTAKQVIEKNIPTLGICLGAQILGLAGGANTYKLKYGHRGQNKSCINLDNDQVYVTSQNHGYCIDPESLKNTDFKLWFTNADDKTVEGIKHKQKKIIAVQFHPEASPGPFDCMFIFEELKKLIGEDNAKR
- a CDS encoding TrmB family transcriptional regulator, which codes for MVKGQDLAVSLEEFGLSKYEAQAYVALITKGTISAGELAYYSNLPRTKVYPTLLKLEKKKIAMLSKSKPIMCTAIAPEDAFDEIIEEQINKVNAMNSLITKLKQLSEDSKKARGSEEQRYFHLAANYVFKQLQTMVEGSKTSVHVVIDSWGLNLLSQCKEALLHAMRKNIDIKMVIPPNLVGSETFRELPAGIKIKTSDIAQNIFIFDDSEILMINSNNGKGAIFHSNDVLGTNQVKSFDQIWKNSIKISNLSDMTKSEAQETLKAVQIITQNGLGYVLNSIINSKSKAVDIVNFLNKSGIDVESKTLDEIISLVNSTLDITCSGHLRYDSNANHFVIESKLNSGHSIPWALVLEGYLNKKGIKTKMIYNDHVHTGERIHIKVDSKISMPT